One part of the Xylanimonas allomyrinae genome encodes these proteins:
- a CDS encoding S9 family peptidase → MPEPATIPETEPTVAPRAPRRPTTRTHHGDAVTDDYEWLRDADDPAVVAHLEAEDAWTRARLAHLAPLRDRLFTEIKERTLETDLSVPVRLGGHWYYSRTLEGRQYAVHARVPAAPGPAAWDPPVLEPGTEPPGEQVLLDENALAADHEFFALGGTEISADERLLAYQTDTQGDERYLLRFRDLTTGADLPDEIPGTSPGVALAADGEHVFYTTVDDAWRPHRAWRHRLGTPVADDVLVLEEPDERFWMGVGLTRSRRFVQVEVASKLTSEVRLIPADEPTATPATVWPRREGVEYSVEDSRDHLLILHNDGAENFELAAVALGPRERWSVPGAFADGARVVVPHDPDVRIDAVDAFAEHAVLSYRRDATPRVAVAALDALLAPGATPGFAPGAAGRGVWREVTGGNVLETVQLDASPETDQPLVRVVVESFTTPRAVYDVVLTTGELILRKRQPVLGGYDPAQYEQRREWAIADDGTRIPISLVRRRDVREPAPLLLYGYGAYEYSLDPWFSVPRLSLLDRGVVFAVAHVRGGGELGRRWYDDGKLLAKRHTFTDFVAVARHLVDTGWTTSTRLAAEGGSAGGLLMGAVANLAPGLFAGIHAAVPFVDPLTSILDPSLPLTVTEWEEWGDPLHDPAVYAYLKGYSPYENVPPGPDGAAAYPRILATTSLHDTRVLYVEPAKWVARLRAAGAPALLRIEMSAGHGGVSGRYARWEQIAEENAWLLDVLGATERP, encoded by the coding sequence GTGCCCGAGCCCGCGACCATCCCCGAGACCGAGCCGACCGTCGCCCCCCGTGCCCCGCGGAGGCCGACGACGCGCACCCACCACGGCGATGCCGTCACCGACGACTACGAGTGGCTGCGCGACGCGGACGACCCCGCCGTCGTCGCGCACCTCGAGGCCGAGGACGCGTGGACGCGCGCGCGGCTCGCGCACCTGGCGCCGCTGCGCGACCGGCTGTTCACCGAGATCAAGGAACGCACGCTCGAGACCGACCTGTCGGTCCCCGTGCGGCTCGGCGGGCACTGGTACTACTCGCGCACGCTCGAGGGCCGGCAGTACGCGGTGCACGCGCGCGTGCCGGCGGCCCCCGGACCGGCGGCCTGGGACCCGCCCGTCCTCGAACCCGGCACCGAACCGCCCGGCGAACAGGTGCTGCTCGACGAGAACGCGCTCGCGGCCGACCATGAGTTCTTCGCGCTCGGCGGCACCGAGATCAGCGCCGACGAACGGCTGCTCGCCTACCAGACCGACACCCAGGGCGACGAACGGTACCTGCTGCGCTTCCGCGACCTGACGACCGGCGCCGACCTGCCCGACGAGATCCCGGGGACCTCGCCCGGCGTCGCGCTCGCCGCCGACGGCGAGCACGTCTTCTACACCACCGTCGACGACGCGTGGCGGCCCCACCGCGCCTGGCGGCACCGGCTCGGCACACCCGTCGCCGACGACGTGCTCGTGCTCGAAGAGCCCGACGAACGGTTCTGGATGGGCGTCGGGCTCACCCGTTCCCGGCGGTTCGTGCAGGTCGAGGTCGCGTCCAAGCTCACCAGCGAGGTGCGCCTGATCCCCGCCGACGAGCCGACAGCGACTCCCGCCACCGTCTGGCCGCGCCGCGAGGGCGTCGAGTACAGCGTCGAGGACTCGCGCGACCACCTGCTGATCCTCCACAACGACGGAGCCGAGAACTTCGAGCTCGCGGCCGTCGCGCTCGGCCCGAGGGAACGCTGGTCGGTGCCGGGCGCGTTCGCGGACGGCGCGCGCGTCGTCGTGCCCCACGACCCCGACGTGCGGATCGACGCGGTCGACGCGTTCGCCGAGCACGCCGTCCTCAGCTACCGGCGGGACGCGACACCGCGCGTGGCCGTCGCCGCGCTCGACGCGCTGCTCGCACCCGGCGCGACACCCGGCTTCGCCCCCGGTGCGGCAGGGCGTGGCGTGTGGCGCGAGGTCACCGGCGGGAACGTGCTGGAGACCGTCCAGCTCGACGCCTCGCCCGAGACGGACCAGCCCCTGGTGCGCGTCGTCGTCGAGTCGTTCACGACACCCCGAGCCGTCTACGACGTGGTGCTCACGACGGGCGAGCTCATCCTGCGCAAGCGCCAGCCCGTGCTGGGCGGCTACGACCCGGCCCAGTACGAGCAGCGCCGCGAATGGGCGATCGCGGACGACGGGACGCGGATCCCGATCTCGCTCGTGCGGCGCCGCGACGTGCGCGAGCCGGCACCCCTGCTCCTCTACGGGTACGGGGCGTACGAGTACTCGCTCGACCCCTGGTTCTCGGTGCCGCGCCTGTCGCTGCTGGACCGCGGGGTCGTGTTCGCCGTCGCGCACGTGCGCGGGGGCGGCGAGCTGGGCCGCCGCTGGTACGACGACGGCAAGCTGCTCGCGAAACGCCACACGTTCACCGACTTCGTGGCCGTCGCGCGGCACCTCGTCGACACCGGGTGGACGACGTCGACGCGCCTCGCCGCCGAGGGCGGCAGCGCGGGCGGTCTGCTCATGGGCGCGGTGGCCAACCTCGCACCCGGGCTGTTCGCGGGCATCCACGCGGCCGTGCCGTTCGTCGACCCGCTCACCTCGATCCTCGACCCCAGCCTGCCGCTGACCGTCACCGAGTGGGAGGAGTGGGGCGACCCGCTGCACGACCCTGCCGTCTACGCCTACCTCAAGGGCTACTCGCCGTACGAGAACGTGCCACCCGGCCCCGACGGCGCCGCGGCCTACCCGCGCATCCTCGCGACGACGTCGCTGCACGACACGCGCGTGCTGTACGTCGAGCCCGCGAAATGGGTCGCGC
- a CDS encoding branched-chain amino acid ABC transporter permease has protein sequence MTTDRPTFGDPHEPPPRTAAPRRPRARRAPWRRVLAALAAAAAPALIAAGPAAAAPGDTGCTPDAVACVAVLVLDADNARIPDVHATVSGDGFSADVVTTADAVTSVEVPGPGSYTIEIDPATLPADKQLPAGAATSATVTGQVGSTARAAFRVGAGAAAPAPSPSAPSATDRGQAADDAPAADGTAEVPQAPEGDASERDLTLGQVWQQVGSGLRFGLLLALASIGLNLVFGTTGLSNFAHGEQVTFGAALGYLSINVWGLPPWLALPAVLVACGAAGWAQDAGIWKPLRRRGTPVMQAMIVTIGLSIALQFLIQMMIGGRSLRVLSGNPVPLRLAGVTLSEASWISMGIAVVCIAGIAWWLTRTRIGRATRAVSDNPALAAATGIEPDRIIRVVWVMSTSFAALSGILIAVSFGSFNWSLGLQFLLLMFAAVTLGGLGTAFGALVGSLLIGLVVEVSNLVIPSDLRYASALVILILVLLVRPQGILGRRERIG, from the coding sequence ATGACCACGGACCGACCGACCTTCGGGGACCCCCACGAGCCCCCGCCGCGCACCGCGGCGCCACGCCGTCCGCGCGCCCGCCGCGCACCGTGGCGACGCGTCCTGGCGGCCCTCGCTGCGGCCGCGGCGCCTGCGCTGATCGCCGCAGGCCCCGCGGCGGCAGCACCCGGAGACACCGGCTGCACGCCCGACGCCGTCGCGTGCGTCGCGGTGCTCGTGCTCGACGCCGACAACGCCCGCATCCCCGACGTGCACGCGACCGTCAGCGGGGACGGCTTCAGCGCCGACGTCGTCACGACCGCGGACGCCGTCACGTCCGTCGAGGTCCCCGGGCCGGGCAGCTACACCATCGAGATCGACCCGGCGACGCTGCCCGCCGACAAGCAGCTCCCCGCCGGCGCCGCGACGTCGGCCACGGTCACCGGGCAGGTCGGCTCGACAGCCCGTGCCGCGTTCCGCGTCGGCGCGGGCGCCGCCGCCCCGGCGCCGTCGCCGTCCGCGCCGTCGGCCACCGACCGCGGCCAGGCCGCCGACGACGCCCCCGCGGCCGACGGGACGGCGGAAGTACCCCAGGCCCCCGAGGGCGACGCCTCCGAGCGCGACCTGACCCTGGGCCAGGTGTGGCAGCAGGTCGGGTCCGGGCTGCGGTTCGGGCTGCTGCTCGCGCTCGCCTCGATCGGGCTCAACCTCGTCTTCGGCACCACGGGCCTGTCGAACTTCGCGCACGGCGAGCAGGTCACGTTCGGTGCCGCGCTCGGCTACCTGTCCATCAACGTCTGGGGGCTGCCCCCCTGGCTCGCCCTCCCGGCGGTGCTCGTCGCGTGCGGCGCCGCGGGCTGGGCGCAGGACGCGGGCATCTGGAAGCCGCTGCGACGGCGGGGCACACCCGTGATGCAGGCGATGATCGTGACCATCGGGCTGTCGATCGCCCTCCAGTTCCTCATCCAGATGATGATCGGCGGCAGGTCGCTGCGCGTGCTCTCGGGCAACCCCGTGCCGCTGCGCCTGGCAGGGGTCACGCTCAGCGAGGCGTCGTGGATCTCGATGGGGATCGCGGTGGTGTGCATCGCGGGCATCGCGTGGTGGCTCACCCGCACCCGCATCGGCCGCGCCACGCGAGCCGTGTCCGACAACCCGGCCCTGGCCGCCGCGACGGGTATCGAGCCCGATCGCATCATCCGGGTCGTCTGGGTCATGTCGACGTCGTTCGCCGCGCTGTCCGGCATCCTCATCGCCGTCTCGTTCGGTTCCTTCAACTGGTCGCTCGGCCTTCAGTTCCTGCTGCTGATGTTCGCCGCGGTGACCCTCGGAGGGCTCGGGACGGCTTTCGGAGCGCTCGTCGGGTCGCTCCTCATCGGCCTCGTCGTCGAGGTGTCGAACCTCGTGATCCCGAGCGACCTGCGCTACGCGTCGGCGCTCGTGATCCTCATCCTCGTGCTGCTGGTCCGGCCGCAGGGCATCCTCGGCCGCCGCGAGCGCATCGGCTGA
- a CDS encoding branched-chain amino acid ABC transporter permease, which produces MDEIIRILTQALAELVAPTTAAYALAAIGLNLHFGYTGLLNMGQAGFMLVGAYGFGIATIAGAPFALALLIAAAAGTLFALVLGIPTLKLRGDYLAIVTISAAEIIRWLGRSTVFQQWTGGASGLLGKSYKETFQALSFLPGGRTAVGPLDYINNGSDSWWTRLFAWALVLLAVLFVWLATRSPWGRVLKGIREDEDAVRALGKNVYAMKMQALVLGGVLGSLAGVLYVLPSAIAPDAMGRTMTFFTWTVLLLGGAATLFGPVLGSMLFFFVYMLLRTGMRTGLGSWVGATQVEQIGGLLVGVTLMLLVVFRPQGILGNKKELAFHGR; this is translated from the coding sequence ATGGACGAGATCATCCGCATCCTCACGCAGGCGCTCGCCGAGCTCGTGGCACCGACGACGGCGGCGTACGCGCTCGCCGCGATCGGCCTCAACCTGCACTTCGGGTACACGGGCCTGCTCAACATGGGTCAGGCCGGGTTCATGCTCGTGGGCGCCTACGGGTTCGGCATCGCGACGATCGCGGGCGCACCGTTCGCCCTCGCGCTGCTGATCGCCGCAGCCGCGGGCACGCTGTTCGCGCTCGTCCTGGGCATCCCCACGCTCAAGCTGCGCGGCGACTACCTCGCCATCGTGACCATCTCGGCCGCCGAGATCATCCGCTGGCTCGGGCGTTCGACGGTCTTCCAGCAGTGGACCGGCGGCGCGTCGGGTCTGCTCGGCAAGTCGTACAAGGAGACGTTCCAGGCGTTGTCGTTCCTGCCCGGCGGTCGCACCGCCGTCGGGCCGCTGGACTACATCAACAACGGGTCCGACTCGTGGTGGACGCGCCTGTTCGCGTGGGCGCTGGTGCTGCTTGCCGTGCTGTTCGTCTGGCTCGCGACGCGCAGCCCGTGGGGCCGCGTGCTCAAGGGCATCCGCGAGGACGAGGACGCCGTGCGCGCCCTCGGCAAGAACGTCTACGCGATGAAGATGCAGGCGCTCGTGCTCGGCGGGGTCCTCGGCTCGCTCGCCGGGGTGCTGTACGTGCTGCCGTCCGCCATCGCGCCCGACGCCATGGGCCGCACGATGACGTTCTTCACCTGGACGGTGCTGCTGCTGGGCGGTGCCGCAACCCTCTTCGGGCCCGTGCTCGGCTCGATGTTGTTCTTCTTCGTCTACATGCTGCTGCGCACGGGCATGCGTACGGGCCTGGGCTCGTGGGTCGGGGCGACGCAGGTCGAGCAGATCGGCGGGCTGCTCGTGGGGGTCACGCTCATGCTCCTGGTCGTCTTCCGTCCGCAAGGCATCCTCGGGAACAAGAAGGAGCTGGCGTTCCATGGCCGCTGA